The genomic region gcctgtcaacacgacacccaggcagatactagtggatattgatgagtcgagttctgtactggattgcagtaaagtgttccttactgacagtgacgtaaatgaactcaagagacagacaaatttgtatgcatcacagacaatacagaagaaaagaagaggaaataatctgaagccccattcagttttgagttcgtggaagccagtgactataagtgagatgaggcgtttcttgggtattattttccacatgtgtgtttcgaaaaagcccaaaattgcggaccattggagcactaatcctgttcttagttgtaacttttgtccccatgtcatgagccgtttgcgtttcactcagatactgtcatgcttgcatcttgttgacaattcaaatcagaaaaaaccaggcgaagatggatttcatccactttacaaagttttgccatattataataatttgaaggagcgatgtatccaggcatatcgtccctcagaaaaagtgacaattgatgaaggaatttgcccatttcgaggtcgtgtgagtttccgtgtttacatgcaaaataagcctcataagtatggactgaaagtatatgctgttgctgaagccagtagtggctatgttgtaaattttgaagtttatgctggtaagcatattgttgacaattcttcgtctgcggttattttgcgattgttgtctgacagcagcttgctgaacaaaggccacactgtgtatttagatcgattttattccagtccagagctatttcagcaactggcagagaaaggcactggagctgttggtactgtgaacaaatccaggaaaggattgcctaaagatttagtatctgctaagctgaaaaagggcgaaatgtcttttcggcgtaaagataatgtattggcaatgaagtggaaagataagagagatgtgtatacattgtctacaaggcatcaagcaacatttggtacgcatactaagagaaatgggtctgtagtattgaaaccacttcaggtacttgattacaacctcaataaaattggagtggatattggagaccaacgcctgcagtacaatccgttccagcacagaactgtgaaatggtggcgaaaattatatttccatttgctgcttatgggagtatcaaatgcattttggctgtacaatgcagtgcacaggaagaaaattacaataacagactttataacagtgcttgcagttcagcttgttgaagacgacacacttgaattcattccaagaaatgaaggaactgtaggtcggctaacaaagagacattttttgcagcacatacctgcaactactaagaagtatgctgctcgtgtgtgtcacgtgtgcagttccaggagcaagaaacagagtggcaaggcttctcgcaaagagacacgatacgaatgtgaacagtgtggcgttgcactctgcctggaaccttgctttaaaattttccacactaaaaaacaatatgattctgtgtgaaatttatatgtaatactgtatactatcagaaacatgtaatgtagtgccacaattttggttaaaaataaatcacaattgtattcccttattcgtatgactttttctaaattcttaaaacatctaagtgatttctataactgtaccttaaagctgtgcattgtaaagtagtttctttcactcagaattaaagtagaaatgtgcagcttcaagatggtaccaaatttgccacaatccaaacagtagatttgatgcagtaatttttttaatattggtaaaattgcccggtttctagggacgggtgcataaaataggcctggtacagagagtgttaaagGCAACCAAATATATTGTCAGTGCTTATGTAGTCCTTATTGTTGCAAAGAAGAGGAGTGGTTCAAGGCACAATAAAatgttgtagcagttgttcgttttTGTATAGACTGATTTCAAGCGCCAACTTGAGTCTCTTCtagccgacagccgatcagtaggATATGGTCTGGTGCAGTGTGAAACGGGACGGCCAGTGACACGTCATCGATTTTTAATGTAAGACAGGCTTTCGTAGTCCAacgtgtttttatttaattttttttatgaatgccACAATTACATTGGTAAATTTTctagcattctacatctacatctatatccatactccgcaagccacctggcggtgtgtggcggagggtaccttgagtacctctatcggttctcccttctattccagtctcgtattgttcgtggaaacaaggattgtcggtatgcctctgtgtgggctctaatctctctgattttatcctcatggtctcttcgcgagatatacgtaggagggagcaatatactgcttgactcttcggtgaaggtatgttctcgaaactttgagaaaagcccgtaccgagctactgagcgtctctcctgcagagtcttccactggagattatctatcatttctgtaacgctttcgcgattactaaatgattctgtaacgaagcgcgctgctctccgttggatcttctctatatcttctatcaaccctatctggtacggatcccacactgctgagcagtattcaagcagtgggcgaacaagcgtactgtaacctacttcctttgttttcggattgcatttccttaggattcttccaatgaatctcagtctggcatctgctttagcgacgatcaacattatatcatcattccattttaaatcactcctaatgcgtactcccagataatttatggtattaactgcttccagttgctgacctgctattttgtagctaaatgataaaggatctatctttctgtgtattcgcagcacattacacgtgtctacattgggattcaattgccattccctgcaccatgcgtcaattcgctgcagatcctccggcatttcagtacaattttccattgttacaacctctcgatacaccacagcatcatctgcaaaaagcctcagtgaacttccgatgtcatccaccaggtcatttatgtatattgtgaatagcaacggtcctatgacatttcAGCGAGATGAGCTAAGATTTGCAACCTGATGGTGAGGGCATAGTCCCTCGAAATGCGTTGATGAGCTTCGGGTAGGGCAAAATTACGGTCAAACGTTACCATTTGTTACTACAACAGTCCATTTAAGACAAGCCTGATCCTAAGTACAATATTTGGTGCTTACTGTGTAATCAGTTAATATATCTGAGAGACCGTATTTATTATGCATAAATATGTATTGAAACTGTAATAGTTGCAACCGTTTTCCGCTATAAATCAAACTCATACTGgatttgttcaaaaaaaatgttcaaatgtgtgtgaaatcttatgggacttaactgctaaggtcatcagtccctaaacttacacactacttgacctaaattaccctaaggacaaacacgcacacccatgctcgagggacctcttgtaacctctccctcacttatcgaccttaatgacagtgaaaaattaaaccgcgtgtacctaatggaaatttgggaaaagcaatcgtcaccaaagttaatctgtcggtaaagagggaggaaagggttacatctaaacgaaaggaaaagtgcaaatgaaactggtggaaattaattttgaaaaggggttaagttaataaagaaagtaaatgtgcggccgttacgttaacaattaactagcggtaattagatatttcagatttggggaaaattacagtcgccagtcctaaggacaattactatagtaactgaaaaagaaaggttattatacatataattagcactacaagcgtggcaactgaaggttgacacgtgtagtgtgaaaactgaaagtttgtcagaagtaataaatttcgctacactctgacttaatttagcaaaagaattaataaagccggagaatcgaaagttaatttagtgactgaagttaacagtgagctttctttctgaagcacatcgaaattcagtaaaatacggttagtcttggcctacctcaacaatcatttcaaaagcctcttgaatctacgcaatttagaaataagagatttaactttgaacttgaatcaaatgattctgaacaattaaccatagtaaaatttagtacgtaccaagctgagctgcagtcacagtaagctaaaatacggtaacaaaactcgcactcttaatttgtgtttgtgtaatctaaatattgtagccagctatgaataccttaactgaactttgtaattaaagcagtgaaatcgaatgatgctggtgtttgaatttcaacgacactcgggttcattccggaaaaggaagggtccctgcttggtaatgcaattgggacaatgagcaacaaacgttcatgctaagttgctgtaattttgtgatgcaacaattttaaaagtttgaaaagctgaggcctgccatacagttctaaaactttacgtgcttccagtcttccttgttggttgattgaaggtttgaaaccgtcgatcgaggaagtggcgacagtcactcattgtcggccggcgctgttgcagaagctggatgttggcgcaccttcttctcgacatggttaccagacgaaacgggcttttgatgtgcgccagctaatgcttcccgtccgcgacaccatgtcagaaactatcatcgcaagtcgagcgcaattacatgctgccaaacccagaaAGCGCGGCAAGTCGCGGGAGCTtcacgacacacctgctccactgcaccaccccagccagactctccctctgcccgcgttccaggcgacagagttaacactaccaaagatcctaaacactttggttctccacacgacctagcaACAagccaacatatatatatatatatatatatatatatatatatatatatatatatatatatatatatatacaaagagtaaaacaattacaatatataaagagacagaaatgtcatatcttcaggtgacaaaataaggaaaaaaatttgcagtgcaatagatggaaataggaggatatgcatttccggcgttacagactcgaacctccgccgggaccagctgcacagtccgcgACTGCAGTGCCTTATACCGAATAATGGATTTCGGACTACTATCCAGCAAAGCTAATTTAGAAGGTACTTACCATCACCTCTGGTAACTTGAGACAACTTTTGAATCTAAATCGGACACTGATTAGATGTAACAGCAATTTGCGtcgtttttaataaatatttgattAGATACTGTGTTCATGTGCCGGCCTTGTACCTCGATTTTCAATCCTTCA from Schistocerca cancellata isolate TAMUIC-IGC-003103 chromosome 7, iqSchCanc2.1, whole genome shotgun sequence harbors:
- the LOC126092809 gene encoding piggyBac transposable element-derived protein 4-like, which encodes MFRRGLSDAEIADLINHSDTLDNVESDSDDSECNGVFEEDEIDDSLSSDEDENDVEGVASNPAAVPYPKDSEWTAVDTYRPLPVNTTPRQILVDIDESSSVLDCSKVFLTDSDVNELKRQTNLYASQTIQKKRRGNNLKPHSVLSSWKPVTISEMRRFLGIIFHMCVSKKPKIADHWSTNPVLSCNFCPHVMSRLRFTQILSCLHLVDNSNQKKPGEDGFHPLYKVLPYYNNLKERCIQAYRPSEKVTIDEGICPFRGRVSFRVYMQNKPHKYGLKVYAVAEASSGYVVNFEVYAVTENFDNVQLRNKELPTKQDQQGQIDYILAGK